A stretch of Exiguobacterium sp. BMC-KP DNA encodes these proteins:
- a CDS encoding DEAD/DEAH box helicase encodes MNGFSHYQLHPFVIEALDDARITKPTDIQSRIIPAALKGRDIIGQSQTGTGKTLSFLLPIVQNVDPKLQELQAIIVAPTRELAWQIHEELKSLLVKEPDFIKTSLITGGMDRERQIGRVKVSPQIVIGTPGRILDLFKEQALKPHFVKHYIIDEADQMLDMGFLPEVDRIAQALPEQLQMMVFSATIPEKLQPFLKKYMNNPRYAHVDPKQQTAKKIVHHTIPVKHRERSELTLKVAKALNPYICLIFTNTKAEAIEVEALFLEAGLNVGSLHGDLPARRRKQAIKEINDAKYQYVIVTDLAARGIDISGVSHVINHGIPKDLDFYVHRVGRTGRVDQDGLAYTLFEDHENGMINRLEDRGIQFTNVDVKGTQIMEVKERRRAKPHMKTAVSKTAHSRLSGEAAKAKKRVKPGYKKKHQYKLKETAKRERIKEQRGVGRAQRKENARKSK; translated from the coding sequence ATGAATGGATTCAGCCATTATCAATTACACCCGTTCGTCATCGAAGCACTCGATGACGCCCGCATCACAAAACCGACCGATATCCAGTCACGGATTATCCCAGCTGCATTAAAGGGACGTGACATTATCGGTCAATCACAAACCGGAACAGGAAAAACGTTATCGTTTCTTCTTCCAATCGTTCAGAACGTTGATCCAAAGCTTCAAGAATTACAAGCGATTATTGTTGCGCCAACACGTGAACTCGCTTGGCAAATTCATGAGGAATTGAAATCATTACTCGTCAAGGAACCAGACTTCATCAAAACAAGTCTTATTACAGGTGGAATGGACCGCGAACGCCAAATTGGTCGTGTAAAAGTTTCACCACAAATCGTTATCGGGACACCGGGACGAATTTTAGATTTGTTTAAAGAACAAGCATTGAAGCCGCATTTCGTGAAGCACTACATCATCGATGAAGCGGATCAAATGCTCGATATGGGCTTCTTGCCGGAAGTTGACCGGATTGCTCAAGCTCTTCCTGAACAGCTTCAGATGATGGTCTTCTCAGCAACGATTCCTGAGAAATTGCAACCGTTTTTGAAAAAGTACATGAACAACCCGCGTTACGCTCATGTGGATCCAAAACAACAGACAGCGAAAAAAATCGTTCATCATACGATTCCAGTCAAGCACCGTGAACGTTCAGAACTAACATTGAAAGTCGCGAAAGCACTAAATCCGTATATCTGTCTAATCTTTACGAACACAAAAGCAGAAGCAATCGAAGTCGAAGCTTTGTTCTTAGAAGCAGGATTGAACGTTGGTTCTCTTCACGGAGATCTTCCGGCTCGTCGTCGTAAACAAGCAATCAAAGAAATTAATGATGCGAAGTATCAATATGTCATCGTGACGGACCTTGCTGCACGTGGAATTGATATTTCAGGTGTCTCACACGTCATCAACCACGGTATTCCGAAAGATTTAGACTTCTACGTCCACCGTGTCGGTCGGACAGGTCGTGTCGATCAGGATGGATTGGCATATACACTGTTTGAAGATCACGAGAACGGTATGATCAATCGTTTAGAAGACCGTGGCATTCAATTCACGAATGTTGACGTCAAAGGGACTCAAATAATGGAAGTTAAAGAACGTCGCCGTGCGAAACCGCATATGAAGACTGCTGTCTCGAAGACAGCGCATAGTCGTCTGTCTGGTGAAGCAGCAAAAGCGAAAAAACGCGTTAAACCAGGTTATAAGAAGAAACATCAATATAAGTTAAAAGAAACAGCAAAACGTGAACGCATCAAAGAACAACGTGGTGTCGGTCGCGCGCAACGTAAAGAAAACGCACGTAAATCAAAATAA
- a CDS encoding deoxyribonuclease IV, producing the protein MKIGSHVSVSGKKMLLGASEEAASYGATTMMVYTGAPQNTRRKPMEELRIPEALQHMSANGIEEIVVHAPYIINLGNTTKPETFELAVSFLAAEIKRAEALEKAQHIVLHPGAHVGAGEDVGIKRIIEGLNEVLTGEEKVKIALETMAGKGSEIGKTFEELAQIIEGVTHQDRLSVCLDTCHIHDAGYDIVHDLDGVLEQFDRIVGLDRLGVIHVNDSKNVRGARKDRHENIGFGEIGFDTLHRVVHHPALAHLPKILETPYIGLDPKKKVAPYKEEIDMLRSGAFDADWRLPILGAPAE; encoded by the coding sequence ATGAAAATAGGTTCACACGTCTCCGTTTCGGGGAAAAAAATGCTGTTAGGTGCAAGTGAGGAAGCAGCTTCTTATGGTGCAACGACAATGATGGTCTATACAGGAGCTCCTCAAAACACACGCCGTAAGCCGATGGAGGAGTTGCGGATTCCGGAAGCACTTCAACATATGAGTGCGAACGGAATTGAAGAAATCGTCGTACACGCGCCGTATATCATCAACTTAGGAAATACGACGAAACCAGAAACGTTCGAACTAGCGGTTTCGTTTTTAGCAGCTGAGATCAAACGAGCGGAAGCCTTAGAAAAAGCGCAGCATATCGTGTTACATCCAGGAGCTCACGTAGGTGCTGGAGAAGATGTTGGAATCAAACGCATCATTGAAGGACTCAATGAGGTATTGACTGGTGAAGAGAAGGTCAAGATTGCGCTTGAGACGATGGCTGGAAAAGGTTCTGAGATTGGAAAGACATTCGAGGAGCTTGCTCAAATTATCGAAGGTGTCACGCATCAAGATCGTCTATCTGTTTGTCTCGATACCTGTCACATTCATGATGCAGGATATGACATCGTGCATGACTTAGATGGTGTCCTCGAACAATTTGACCGGATCGTCGGACTTGATCGCCTTGGTGTCATTCACGTAAACGACTCGAAGAATGTCCGCGGCGCACGGAAGGACCGTCATGAAAACATCGGATTTGGTGAGATTGGATTTGATACATTACACCGTGTCGTACATCATCCTGCACTTGCCCATTTGCCAAAAATTTTAGAAACACCTTATATTGGTCTCGATCCAAAGAAAAAAGTCGCGCCATATAAAGAAGAAATCGATATGCTACGTTCTGGTGCGTTTGATGCGGATTGGCGTTTACCGATTCTAGGTGCACCGGCCGAATAA
- a CDS encoding FeoA family protein translates to MLDLATVPMNQPVVMTNMNQIDDRLRRRLLALGFYEGCPIIVRRKAIFQGPMTIEQQDHHQMVAIRRSDAKRIEVYMP, encoded by the coding sequence ATGCTGGATTTAGCTACGGTTCCAATGAACCAACCTGTCGTAATGACCAATATGAATCAAATCGACGATCGATTGCGTCGGCGACTACTTGCGCTTGGTTTTTATGAAGGATGTCCAATCATCGTTCGACGAAAAGCCATATTTCAAGGTCCTATGACAATCGAACAGCAGGATCATCACCAAATGGTTGCTATCCGTCGGAGTGATGCGAAACGAATTGAGGTGTATATGCCATGA
- the feoB gene encoding ferrous iron transport protein B — protein MTTQRIALLGNPNTGKTSLFNRLTNSYAHVGNWSGVTVDKKIGQLRGNRGQLIDLPGVYDLDPLSADEAVVARFLMEDSFDSMINIIDASQLERNLQLTAQLLEIGKPLQIGLNMMDVADHRGMKVDPVRLANVLQVDVFPIVARTGDGCDVLLSSLQQKPQPFLHIDYGSDTEQAIEDILEIVDMPEIERWMAVQYLAGNRVFVDVLEQRTPQIAVIRKQLEQQLGRFVHAHITECRRHWAVATRAAVVTEEQSAKTNWTERIDAIVTHPVLGLPIFFAILYLLFHVTFNWIGSPMSDLLDGFIAGPLSKGLVSLLSTLGASQFIQDLLVEGVVAGVGGVLVFVPQIFVLFFFISFLEDSGYMARVAIVMDRFMQMVGLNGKSFIPMIIGFGCNVPGIMAARSVEEERERLVTIFISPFMSCSARLPIYAVFAGSFFATNQALVVLSLYILGIVLALIAAKVFSKVLAAEDATSLFLVEQPPYRIPQGLTLWRSTWQKGKGFVRKAGTFIFGGSVVIWLLAYTGPGGLDVNMNDSFLAMIGGVIATVLVPLGFGTWQAGAALITGFLAKEVVVSTMAIIYAVNESELGRHIAQQFTPLSAYSFMVFVLLYVPCLATVAVIRREVGSAKWTWIASLYGLFVAYGVAFIIYQTGHWLGFA, from the coding sequence ATGACGACGCAACGCATTGCCTTGCTCGGAAATCCGAATACCGGAAAAACGTCTTTGTTCAATCGGCTGACGAATTCCTATGCACACGTCGGTAACTGGTCAGGTGTCACGGTGGATAAAAAAATCGGACAACTTCGAGGAAATCGTGGACAATTGATCGATCTACCTGGTGTGTATGATTTAGATCCATTGTCGGCAGATGAAGCAGTCGTTGCCCGATTTTTAATGGAGGATTCCTTTGACTCCATGATTAATATCATCGATGCTTCACAGCTCGAGCGTAATTTACAATTGACCGCGCAATTACTTGAAATCGGGAAGCCGCTGCAAATTGGTCTAAATATGATGGATGTAGCGGATCATCGCGGAATGAAAGTTGATCCAGTGCGGTTAGCAAACGTCTTACAAGTCGATGTTTTTCCGATCGTTGCTCGAACAGGTGACGGATGTGATGTATTATTGTCTTCCTTACAACAAAAACCACAGCCATTCCTTCATATCGACTATGGTTCTGACACCGAACAGGCGATTGAGGATATCCTCGAAATCGTCGACATGCCAGAAATTGAACGATGGATGGCTGTTCAATATTTAGCGGGAAATCGAGTTTTTGTAGACGTGCTCGAACAACGGACACCACAGATTGCGGTGATTCGTAAACAGTTAGAACAACAATTAGGTCGGTTCGTTCATGCCCACATCACAGAATGTCGCCGGCACTGGGCGGTGGCGACGAGAGCTGCTGTTGTCACAGAAGAACAGTCGGCAAAAACGAACTGGACAGAGCGGATTGACGCTATCGTCACACATCCAGTCTTAGGATTACCGATCTTCTTTGCAATTCTCTATCTCTTGTTTCATGTGACATTTAACTGGATTGGGTCTCCGATGTCGGACTTATTAGATGGATTCATCGCTGGACCATTGTCAAAAGGTCTTGTCAGTCTGTTGAGTACGCTTGGTGCATCACAGTTCATTCAAGATTTGCTTGTTGAAGGCGTAGTTGCTGGAGTCGGCGGTGTTCTTGTGTTCGTCCCACAAATCTTCGTCCTTTTCTTCTTCATTTCGTTTTTAGAGGACTCTGGTTATATGGCACGTGTCGCAATCGTCATGGACCGATTCATGCAAATGGTCGGCTTGAATGGGAAAAGTTTTATTCCAATGATCATTGGGTTCGGTTGTAATGTACCAGGAATCATGGCAGCACGTTCAGTAGAAGAAGAGCGAGAGCGCTTAGTGACGATCTTCATCTCACCGTTTATGTCTTGTTCCGCTCGCTTACCCATTTACGCTGTCTTTGCGGGTAGCTTCTTTGCTACGAATCAGGCACTGGTTGTCTTGTCGCTCTATATCCTTGGGATTGTATTGGCACTGATTGCAGCAAAGGTTTTTTCGAAAGTCTTAGCAGCAGAAGATGCAACAAGCTTGTTCTTAGTGGAACAACCTCCTTACCGGATTCCACAAGGCTTAACCTTATGGCGGAGTACATGGCAAAAGGGAAAAGGGTTTGTTCGAAAAGCAGGAACGTTCATCTTTGGTGGTTCGGTCGTCATTTGGTTACTTGCTTATACAGGACCAGGTGGATTAGACGTCAATATGAATGATAGTTTCCTAGCGATGATTGGTGGTGTGATTGCGACCGTTCTTGTACCGCTTGGGTTTGGAACATGGCAGGCGGGTGCTGCCCTCATTACCGGGTTTCTCGCGAAGGAAGTCGTCGTCTCAACCATGGCCATCATATACGCTGTCAATGAATCGGAGCTTGGTCGGCATATCGCGCAACAGTTCACACCACTCAGTGCGTATAGTTTCATGGTTTTCGTCTTACTCTATGTACCGTGCTTAGCGACTGTCGCTGTCATCCGACGCGAAGTCGGGAGCGCGAAATGGACGTGGATTGCTAGCTTATATGGCTTATTCGTTGCCTATGGGGTAGCGTTCATCATTTATCAAACAGGGCATTGGTTGGGATTCGCTTAA
- a CDS encoding FeoB-associated Cys-rich membrane protein yields the protein MHFIDILIGLIVFGYAGFSLIRFTKKAKKGKCATCEVEPTCETACDEVNWDRVIAEALKK from the coding sequence ATGCATTTCATTGATATACTTATCGGACTGATCGTATTCGGATATGCTGGATTTTCACTTATTCGCTTTACGAAAAAAGCGAAAAAAGGGAAATGTGCGACGTGTGAAGTAGAGCCGACATGCGAGACAGCATGCGATGAGGTCAACTGGGATCGTGTGATCGCAGAAGCCTTAAAAAAATAA
- a CDS encoding XapX domain-containing protein: MLQQILLSLLAGVICGVVFTALKLPIPAPPVFPAIVGIFGVFLGMKIYLFLVERFF; the protein is encoded by the coding sequence ATGCTTCAGCAAATCTTATTATCTCTTCTAGCAGGCGTTATCTGCGGCGTCGTTTTCACCGCACTGAAATTACCGATTCCTGCCCCACCTGTTTTCCCAGCCATCGTCGGGATTTTTGGTGTATTTCTCGGGATGAAAATTTATCTATTTCTCGTGGAACGTTTTTTCTAA
- a CDS encoding RNA degradosome polyphosphate kinase: protein MKLDIPEHFNNRELSWLQFNKRVLDEAFDTRNPLMERFKFLGIFSSNLDEFYMVRVGGLKDEVLAGFNKPENKQQMTPKQQLRAIATKTKELVDRQYEAFQAINQTLADEGITFLKYDALTSEQTTYVKSFFREQVFPVLTPVAVDAYRPFPMLSSKSLNIATVLEAEDGTRRNLALVQVPGVLPRFVDLPVEDEETTAVILLEDVIIAFIDSLFKGYRVLSAMPFRITRNADLPFHEEGTHDLLKLIEKELKKRRWGVGIRLEVQKAAINTELLNMLRDVLDLQERDIFAVDGPIDLTFSFAFYSQIGIEYDHLIYQTIMPVDPPALDSSKNLFNQLLERDYLLHHPYHTFDPIVRFIVQAANDPNVLAIKQTLYRVSGDSPIIKALKTAAENGKQVTVLVELKARFDEAKNIEWAKQLEKVGAHVIYGYSDLKTHSKITLVVRLHEDKIQRFVHLGTGNYNDSTAKLYTDVGLLTAREEIAEDATNFFNWLSGYGEQPEWNVIQTSPNAMLEKFLSLIDEEIHHHKKHGNGRIVAKMNSLTEKDIILRLYKASRAGVKIELIVRGVCCLRPGIPDVSENIRVISIVDRYLEHSRIFYFHHNGQDLMYGSSADWMTRNMRKRIEILFPIMDEEHKEYLKDCLAIALADNVKSREQAADGSYHYVKDGKQSCESQLLIQDYTSSKLKQKPSFAAPLTQKWITIEKKDDKIILDQNAK, encoded by the coding sequence ATGAAACTCGACATACCAGAGCATTTCAATAATCGTGAGCTCAGCTGGCTTCAATTTAATAAACGTGTACTAGACGAAGCCTTTGATACCCGAAATCCGTTGATGGAGCGCTTTAAGTTTCTCGGAATCTTCAGCTCTAATTTAGACGAATTCTATATGGTTCGCGTAGGAGGCTTGAAGGACGAAGTACTTGCCGGATTCAATAAACCAGAAAACAAACAACAGATGACACCAAAACAACAATTACGAGCAATTGCTACGAAAACGAAAGAACTCGTCGATCGACAATACGAAGCGTTCCAGGCGATCAATCAGACGTTAGCAGACGAGGGCATTACATTCTTGAAATATGACGCTCTCACTTCGGAACAGACAACGTATGTGAAATCTTTTTTCCGAGAACAGGTCTTTCCTGTTCTCACACCTGTTGCTGTCGATGCCTATCGCCCGTTCCCGATGCTTTCTTCAAAGTCACTCAACATCGCAACGGTTCTTGAAGCAGAAGATGGGACGAGACGAAATTTAGCACTTGTACAAGTTCCGGGTGTGTTGCCACGGTTCGTTGATCTGCCGGTTGAAGATGAAGAGACAACTGCTGTCATCCTGCTTGAAGACGTCATTATCGCGTTCATCGACAGTTTATTTAAAGGTTATCGTGTCTTATCTGCCATGCCGTTTCGGATCACCCGTAATGCCGACCTTCCGTTTCACGAGGAAGGAACGCACGATTTATTGAAGTTGATTGAAAAGGAATTAAAAAAACGACGTTGGGGCGTTGGGATTCGCCTCGAAGTCCAAAAAGCGGCCATCAATACCGAATTGCTAAATATGTTACGGGATGTGCTTGATCTACAGGAGCGCGACATTTTTGCTGTTGATGGTCCAATCGATTTGACGTTCTCCTTTGCCTTCTACAGTCAAATCGGAATTGAATATGATCATTTGATTTATCAGACCATCATGCCAGTCGATCCACCAGCACTTGATAGTTCAAAAAATCTGTTCAATCAATTACTAGAACGTGACTATCTGCTTCATCACCCTTACCATACGTTTGATCCAATCGTCCGGTTTATCGTCCAAGCAGCGAATGACCCGAATGTCCTTGCCATCAAACAAACATTGTACCGTGTTTCCGGTGACTCACCGATTATTAAAGCCTTGAAAACAGCAGCAGAAAACGGCAAACAAGTTACTGTTCTCGTTGAACTTAAGGCACGATTTGATGAGGCGAAAAACATCGAATGGGCGAAACAATTGGAAAAGGTCGGTGCCCATGTCATTTACGGATACAGTGATTTAAAGACACACTCAAAGATTACGCTCGTCGTCCGATTGCACGAAGATAAGATTCAGCGCTTCGTCCACCTTGGTACCGGTAACTATAATGATTCAACTGCTAAGTTGTATACAGATGTTGGATTATTAACTGCTCGGGAAGAGATTGCCGAAGATGCGACGAATTTTTTTAATTGGTTATCTGGATACGGAGAACAACCGGAATGGAATGTCATTCAAACTTCTCCAAATGCGATGCTTGAGAAATTTTTATCCTTGATTGATGAAGAGATTCATCATCATAAAAAACACGGAAACGGTCGCATCGTTGCGAAAATGAATAGCTTAACGGAGAAGGACATCATTTTACGTCTTTACAAGGCATCTCGTGCTGGCGTAAAAATTGAGCTTATCGTTCGTGGTGTCTGTTGTCTCCGTCCTGGTATTCCAGATGTTTCAGAAAACATTCGCGTCATCTCAATCGTCGATCGTTATTTGGAGCACTCGCGCATCTTTTACTTCCACCATAACGGACAGGATTTGATGTATGGGTCGAGCGCTGACTGGATGACACGCAATATGCGAAAACGGATTGAAATTTTGTTCCCAATCATGGATGAAGAACATAAAGAGTATCTAAAAGATTGTCTCGCAATCGCCCTTGCTGATAACGTCAAGTCGCGTGAACAAGCAGCGGACGGATCCTATCATTACGTGAAGGATGGAAAACAGAGCTGTGAATCACAGTTGCTGATTCAAGACTATACAAGTAGCAAACTAAAACAGAAGCCAAGTTTTGCAGCACCATTGACGCAAAAATGGATCACAATCGAAAAGAAGGATGATAAAATCATTCTGGATCAAAATGCCAAATGA
- a CDS encoding Ppx/GppA family phosphatase yields MKQELAVIDIGSNSIRYVIFHPIASGRYIEKINIKVVARLSAHINEDGALDDEGIRLLEETLKRFYEVGVTHEVEETICVATAAIRNATNRETIVAAVTDNTPFSIQVLTDEQEAYYGYFAIINSTFLTDGFSVDIGGGSMEVTLIENREMVAYHSFPFGAVTLTRQFVSDETLSGSDKKKLVKFLREQFESIPWLSDKKLPLVGVGGSARNFVRIHQSNQDYPLRSVHQYQIKAKELAKMVDDLEGKSAKQLSKIEGLSKDRIDIFLPALIAIQELSHHIEAEEFVMSNLGLREGLLYEFDVQDEAYRRIENVREQSLYQLESDYKVNRDRATYIGTLAKSMYRQLVTLDLISERASDLRLLDSASRLFYCGQYINPDTRSDQTFYLLTNTELNGMTHKDRVALSLVSSYSSAKRMQQLAKPFKDWFTEKTLDRFDLLGSLLKLSHALDVTERKAVDHLELFVEKDHLRFVLDTGDHDYGFEVEKAEKQKKHLERIIDQTITFETKGDLPS; encoded by the coding sequence TTGAAACAAGAACTTGCAGTCATCGATATCGGTTCCAACTCGATTCGTTATGTCATCTTCCATCCGATCGCTTCTGGTCGTTACATCGAGAAGATTAATATTAAAGTCGTCGCTCGATTATCCGCTCATATCAATGAAGATGGAGCACTCGACGATGAAGGCATCAGGTTACTCGAAGAAACGTTAAAACGATTTTACGAGGTCGGTGTCACACATGAAGTTGAAGAAACGATCTGTGTCGCAACAGCAGCAATCCGTAATGCGACGAATCGTGAAACAATCGTTGCTGCTGTTACGGACAATACACCCTTCTCTATTCAAGTTTTAACAGATGAACAAGAAGCATACTATGGCTACTTTGCCATTATTAACTCGACCTTCTTGACGGATGGTTTTTCTGTTGATATCGGTGGTGGTTCCATGGAAGTCACCTTAATCGAGAATCGCGAAATGGTTGCCTATCACAGCTTTCCGTTTGGCGCTGTCACCTTAACACGGCAATTTGTTTCGGATGAGACACTAAGCGGTAGTGATAAGAAAAAGTTGGTGAAATTTTTACGTGAACAATTCGAATCGATTCCTTGGCTGAGTGATAAAAAACTACCATTAGTCGGTGTCGGTGGTTCTGCCCGAAACTTCGTCCGGATTCATCAGTCGAATCAGGACTATCCACTTCGCAGCGTTCACCAATATCAAATCAAAGCAAAGGAACTGGCGAAGATGGTCGACGACCTTGAAGGAAAATCGGCAAAACAGCTATCGAAAATTGAAGGGCTATCGAAGGATCGAATTGATATTTTTCTTCCTGCACTCATTGCGATCCAAGAGTTATCCCATCATATCGAGGCTGAAGAATTCGTCATGAGCAATCTTGGTCTTCGCGAAGGTCTCCTCTATGAATTCGATGTTCAGGATGAAGCCTATCGTCGAATCGAGAATGTACGTGAACAGAGTCTATATCAACTTGAGAGCGATTATAAGGTCAATCGAGATCGCGCAACATATATTGGTACGCTTGCAAAGTCAATGTATCGACAACTTGTTACGTTAGATCTGATTTCAGAACGTGCGTCCGATCTACGATTACTCGATTCAGCAAGCCGCTTGTTTTATTGTGGGCAATACATTAATCCAGATACGCGATCGGACCAGACGTTCTACCTTTTGACGAATACCGAATTAAACGGCATGACGCATAAAGACCGCGTTGCCTTGTCGCTCGTCAGCTCTTATTCTTCAGCAAAACGTATGCAACAACTAGCGAAGCCATTTAAGGACTGGTTTACCGAAAAGACACTGGACCGCTTCGACTTACTGGGCTCTTTACTCAAATTAAGTCATGCGCTTGATGTGACGGAGCGAAAAGCCGTCGATCACCTGGAACTTTTCGTTGAGAAGGATCATCTCCGATTCGTCCTCGATACAGGTGATCATGATTATGGATTCGAAGTCGAAAAAGCTGAAAAACAAAAGAAGCACCTAGAGCGAATCATTGATCAGACGATTACTTTCGAAACGAAAGGAGATCTTCCTTCATGA
- a CDS encoding metal ABC transporter ATP-binding protein, giving the protein METPIIEIDQVSYDYPDRRVLNQVSFQVQQGQFLAIVGENGSGKSTLIKCILGLLQPKGTIRLFGQSQSQFNEWWRISYVSQKAASFNSGFPVTVAEVVEMGLYAKKGLFRRLSRDDRDKVRTALETVGMWERRDSKVGDLSGGQQQRVFIARALVNDPDLMILDEPTVGVDQRYVKEFYEILEELRRDKRRTFVLVTHDIHFVSKLVTDVIHLVDGRLGCNCGIKEYWELDEQTIRSLYPVPGRVLVHEGKSVQ; this is encoded by the coding sequence ATGGAAACACCAATCATCGAGATCGATCAAGTCAGTTATGACTATCCGGATCGTCGAGTTTTGAATCAAGTCTCGTTTCAGGTCCAGCAAGGGCAATTTTTGGCCATCGTAGGGGAAAATGGATCAGGGAAATCGACGCTGATTAAATGTATCTTAGGCTTATTGCAACCGAAAGGAACGATTCGTTTATTCGGACAATCCCAATCGCAATTTAATGAATGGTGGCGAATTAGCTATGTCTCACAAAAAGCGGCATCGTTCAACTCGGGTTTTCCAGTAACTGTCGCAGAAGTCGTCGAAATGGGACTTTACGCAAAAAAAGGACTCTTTCGCCGCTTGTCTCGTGATGATCGAGACAAAGTACGGACTGCCCTGGAAACGGTCGGGATGTGGGAACGTCGGGATTCGAAAGTCGGCGATCTATCTGGTGGACAACAGCAACGGGTCTTCATCGCGCGAGCACTCGTCAATGACCCCGATTTAATGATCTTAGATGAACCAACTGTTGGTGTCGATCAACGATACGTAAAAGAATTCTATGAAATTCTAGAAGAACTCCGTCGGGATAAACGTCGGACATTCGTTCTTGTTACGCACGATATCCACTTCGTCAGTAAACTCGTTACGGATGTGATCCATTTAGTTGATGGACGCTTAGGTTGTAACTGTGGGATTAAAGAATACTGGGAACTGGATGAACAGACGATTCGATCACTCTATCCGGTTCCGGGACGCGTTCTCGTTCATGAAGGGAAGAGTGTCCAATGA
- a CDS encoding metal ABC transporter permease, which translates to MIEAFMTLKFLQYALVAAILIGFTAPLIGSFVVVRRMSLIADALSHVTLAGIALSLLISGMVAQLADLNPLYLGIVTSVIAALTIDWLRAKYKHFQELAIPIIMATGMGLGATFISLANGFSMDLVSFLFGTVSAVALTDVYTILAVTIVVVIFVFAFYKELLFLSFDEEQARVSGIRLRLVHILFMIVVALVIAISMRIVGILLVSSLITLPVAAALRIAKSFKTTIFLAIVFGEVATVLGLILAYQFDLAPGGMIVLLAVFELIIVMLLERFWIGGKTHEDEHRTSA; encoded by the coding sequence ATGATTGAAGCATTCATGACCTTAAAGTTTTTACAATATGCCTTAGTGGCTGCTATTCTGATCGGATTTACGGCACCATTGATCGGGTCATTCGTCGTCGTCCGACGAATGAGCTTGATCGCAGACGCGTTGTCGCACGTCACGTTAGCAGGGATTGCGCTCAGTCTATTGATCTCTGGAATGGTCGCGCAACTAGCAGATTTAAATCCACTGTATCTAGGGATCGTCACGTCTGTCATCGCGGCATTGACGATCGATTGGTTACGTGCGAAATATAAGCACTTTCAAGAACTTGCGATTCCAATCATCATGGCAACAGGGATGGGGCTTGGTGCGACGTTCATCAGTCTCGCGAATGGATTTTCAATGGACCTTGTCTCATTCTTATTCGGTACGGTCTCGGCTGTTGCTCTGACGGATGTCTACACAATCCTAGCTGTGACAATCGTAGTCGTTATCTTCGTCTTCGCCTTTTATAAGGAGTTGTTGTTTCTATCATTTGACGAGGAGCAGGCACGAGTCTCCGGGATCCGTCTCCGATTGGTGCATATTCTCTTCATGATCGTCGTTGCACTTGTCATTGCGATTAGTATGCGGATTGTTGGGATTTTACTTGTTTCGAGCTTAATTACGTTGCCAGTTGCAGCAGCACTTCGAATCGCCAAAAGTTTTAAGACGACAATCTTTTTGGCTATCGTCTTCGGTGAAGTTGCGACCGTACTTGGACTCATTCTGGCCTATCAGTTTGATTTAGCACCAGGTGGAATGATCGTCTTGCTGGCAGTATTTGAACTGATTATCGTCATGCTTTTGGAACGTTTTTGGATAGGAGGGAAAACACATGAAGACGAACATCGAACAAGCGCGTGA
- a CDS encoding Fur family transcriptional regulator, whose amino-acid sequence MKTNIEQARERMKASGFKMTPKRLDLLSYLFEVNRYVSAREVAEALRTSHPSLSYDTIYRNLNDFSGIDLLEVTELDGEMKYRAACASGHHHHHLICRICGKTETLNVCPMEWISPVQETGFEVEDHKFEIYGRCANCQRMTS is encoded by the coding sequence ATGAAGACGAACATCGAACAAGCGCGTGAGCGAATGAAGGCTTCCGGGTTTAAAATGACACCGAAGCGTCTCGATTTGTTATCGTATCTGTTTGAAGTGAATCGTTATGTCAGTGCTCGGGAAGTGGCGGAAGCGCTCCGGACATCTCATCCTTCATTAAGTTATGATACGATTTATCGAAACTTGAATGATTTTTCGGGGATCGATCTATTAGAAGTAACGGAATTAGATGGAGAAATGAAATACCGAGCAGCCTGTGCTTCAGGACACCATCATCACCACTTGATTTGTCGAATCTGTGGTAAAACGGAGACATTGAATGTTTGTCCAATGGAGTGGATTTCTCCAGTCCAAGAGACTGGTTTTGAAGTTGAAGATCATAAATTTGAAATCTATGGACGCTGTGCGAATTGTCAACGTATGACGTCTTAA